In Desulfoferula mesophila, the genomic window TGTGCGTCGCCCTGCTGGGGGCCGGGCAGATTCCACTTGCCTATCTGCTGGGCCGCCGCTGTTTCGACAGCGTGGCCGCCGGCCTGTTGGCCGCCGCGGTGGTGGCGGTCAGCCCCCTGCTGGTGGCCCAGAGCCATTACCTTTCCCTGGAAACTCCCCTGGGCTTTTTGGGCCTGCTGGCGGCCTTGTTGGCCTGGCGGGCCATGGACGATCCCCGTAAGGGGATCATGGCCTCCTTGGGCCTGGTCCTGGGCCTGGCCGCCGCCACTTCGGCCCTGGGCCTGCTCCTCTGGCCCCTGGGACTGGCCGCCTGCTGGGCCGCCGGGCCCGAAGTAAAACGCCCGGCCTCGCGCCGCCGGGGGCTTTGGTTGCTGTGCCTGGCGGGCGGTTTGCTCGTGGGGCTGGCCTTGGGCGCCCCGGCCCTGTGGTGGCCCCAGGAAAACGGCGCCCCCTGGGGCATGGAAAGCCTGGGGGTGCTGTGGCCGGCCTGGGGCGACTGGGGCTCTTTGATCCAGGAACGGCTGCTGGGCCAAAGCAGGGTGCTGCTGGGTTGGGAGAGCCTGGAGATCGCCGTGCTGTGGCTGGTGGCGGTGTTGGTGCTAATCAAAAAGCGGCAGGGACGCCGCCTGGTGGTGGCCCTGAGCCCGGTGCTGCCCTGCCTTTTGGCCATCTCCTGGCCCGGCACCAGCGGCCAGGGTTGGCTGGCCCTGTGGCTGCCCCTGGCCCTGGTCATCGCGGTGTGGCCCCTGGTGCTTCTCTGTCGCCGCCTGCCCTCCTTTGCCTGGCAGGTGGCCGCGGTGGGGGTGTTGCTCGCCGCCATCGCCCTGGGCGGCGCCTGGCGCTCGTCCGGGGTGAGCTACATGTTCTGGCAGGAAGGCACGGTGGCCGCGGCGCGGTTCTGGCTGGAGAGCAACCTGCCTCCCGGCGCAGCGGTTCTGGCGGGCCCCGGCGCTCCCTTGGATATTTTTCCCGGTGCGCGTTCGTGGCAGCCCGGTCAGGAGACGGACGACGCCTATCTGGTGCTGGAGGCCAACCGGGCCGCCGACGAACAGGGCGGAGACCGCCTGGCCGAGTACCTGGCCACTCGCCAACCCTTGCAGCGCTTCGACCTCAAAGGCGCCTGGTCCCGCGGCCTATGGGGGCTGGGCCCGGTTTCCCTGGAGATGCTCAACCCCACCCTGGCGGTATACGCCCCCGTCTCCCGGGCCCGGGTGCGCGAGCCGCTGGCCCTGGACCGCCCGCCGGTGGGAGCCGGCCGCTCCTATGGGCTGATCTATCAGACCGGCACGCCCTACAGCCGCGATGACGGGGCCATGTTGACTCCGTCGGACGGCAAGGTGGTGCGGGTGTTGCGCCCCCAGGGAGGGCCCCCGCCGGTGGCCCTGCGCCTGCGCAACCTGGGGGGCGAGCTGCTCCAGGCCCACCTGACCCAGGGCCCCTGGCACCACCGCCACCTTACCCTCTACCCCGGCCAGCAAATGGATATGGCCCTGGGGGTGCGGGGTTGGCCGCCCATGGTGACGGGCCTGTATCCGGTCAAGCTGACGCTGGGCAATAAGGGGGTTTTGTGGGCTCGCCTGCTTTCCGACCCCTTGTTGCTGGGCAAACTGGAAATGGAGGCCGGGCGCTGGGGCCAGGCGCAAAAGTGGCTGGAGCTGGCGGCGCAAAAACAGGAAGGCTTCGAGGCCTTGAGTATGCTGGCCGGGGCCCTGGCCCGGCAAAACAAGCTCAAGGAGGCCTCCGCGGCCCTGTACCAGTTGGATTTCATATCCCCCGCCCGCTACCTTTCCTTGGCCAAGGAGGTGAAGGACCGGGCCTGGCGCGAGAGATTGGCCCAACTCACCGGATATGACCTGGATCTGTTGGAGCGGGCCACTTCCTTGGACTACGAGATATTGGGCGCGCTCTACCTGGGCGACGAACGCCCGGTGAGCCTGCAGGGCAGGGGTTTCACCGGCAGCCTGCGCCGCGATCCCTCAAGCGATGGGTTGATGCTCAACCTGTGGCTGAAGGCCCCATGGCCCCAGGGCCAGTGGAAGGTCGTGGTTAAGCTGCGCGGCCAGAACCAGGACGACCCGGAGCGCGTCCTGGGGCGGGCGGAACTGAGGGCCGTGGAGCCCCAGGGCAGCCGTTTGGTGGCCCAAGAGGAGATAACCGCCCAAAGCCTGGAGGAGGGCGGCCTGGAAATGCCCTTCCGCCTGGGCCAAGACGGCAACCGCCTGGAATTGCGCCTGCACCTGGCCCAGGGCGCGGGTCTGAGCCTGCAGGGCCTGCGGGTGGGGGCCGATATTCAGGGCCACATGCGCCGCATCCTGCTTTGGTACTACGACGCCCGGGGCTTGGTGGCCCTGGGGGCGGGGCAGCACCAGGAGGCGGTCAAGGCCTTCCAGTCCCTGTTGAAGCTTTTTCCCACCTATCGGGCCGCCTACCTGCCCCTGGCCCGCTCCCTGCTGGAACTCGGCCAGCTGGAGCAGGCCGCCCAGGTAACCAGTCTGGCCGAGGAGGCCTACCACGCCTTCCCCGATCATTTGGCCAGGGTGGCCGCCCTGTACAAGGACCTGCGCCAACAAGGCGCCCTTGAAAGGGTGGAAACGAGCATGGCCCACCTGCGGCCATCGCTCAAGAGGGTGAGCCGCTTCGAGGACGGCATGAGCCTGTTGGGCTACGACCTGCCCAAAAACAAAGTGAGGCCCGGCGGTAAGCTGGAGGTGAACCTGTACTGGCGGGCCTGGCAGGCCGTGCCGGTGGACTACACCATCTTCGTGCACCTGGAGGGGCCGGGCGGGGTGCTCAACTTCGACCACCGCCTGGACCGGGGC contains:
- a CDS encoding tetratricopeptide repeat protein, with the translated sequence MTLGRHIPPRRLVLAAFLLLGLGLRLWGLDWECPVLGGSAPEQWGWRVIDELSWSSPVYPGLITQAFFSLAALFQGAVSLIADGLALLTGQVRFVGEWSLDARLAGRLCVALLGAGQIPLAYLLGRRCFDSVAAGLLAAAVVAVSPLLVAQSHYLSLETPLGFLGLLAALLAWRAMDDPRKGIMASLGLVLGLAAATSALGLLLWPLGLAACWAAGPEVKRPASRRRGLWLLCLAGGLLVGLALGAPALWWPQENGAPWGMESLGVLWPAWGDWGSLIQERLLGQSRVLLGWESLEIAVLWLVAVLVLIKKRQGRRLVVALSPVLPCLLAISWPGTSGQGWLALWLPLALVIAVWPLVLLCRRLPSFAWQVAAVGVLLAAIALGGAWRSSGVSYMFWQEGTVAAARFWLESNLPPGAAVLAGPGAPLDIFPGARSWQPGQETDDAYLVLEANRAADEQGGDRLAEYLATRQPLQRFDLKGAWSRGLWGLGPVSLEMLNPTLAVYAPVSRARVREPLALDRPPVGAGRSYGLIYQTGTPYSRDDGAMLTPSDGKVVRVLRPQGGPPPVALRLRNLGGELLQAHLTQGPWHHRHLTLYPGQQMDMALGVRGWPPMVTGLYPVKLTLGNKGVLWARLLSDPLLLGKLEMEAGRWGQAQKWLELAAQKQEGFEALSMLAGALARQNKLKEASAALYQLDFISPARYLSLAKEVKDRAWRERLAQLTGYDLDLLERATSLDYEILGALYLGDERPVSLQGRGFTGSLRRDPSSDGLMLNLWLKAPWPQGQWKVVVKLRGQNQDDPERVLGRAELRAVEPQGSRLVAQEEITAQSLEEGGLEMPFRLGQDGNRLELRLHLAQGAGLSLQGLRVGADIQGHMRRILLWYYDARGLVALGAGQHQEAVKAFQSLLKLFPTYRAAYLPLARSLLELGQLEQAAQVTSLAEEAYHAFPDHLARVAALYKDLRQQGALERVETSMAHLRPSLKRVSRFEDGMSLLGYDLPKNKVRPGGKLEVNLYWRAWQAVPVDYTIFVHLEGPGGVLNFDHRLDRGNRLMTSLRAGQVVREDLSLNIPPGVKPGTYTLTVGLWDPAVASEALRVIEGEDMGRRHLELAKIEIAAPEASPKK